From the Lolium rigidum isolate FL_2022 chromosome 2, APGP_CSIRO_Lrig_0.1, whole genome shotgun sequence genome, one window contains:
- the LOC124687390 gene encoding ethylene-responsive transcription factor ERF027-like, with protein MEDNTKQHNGSSGKHPFYRGIRCRNGKWVSEIREPRKTRRIWLGTYPNAEMAAAAYDVAARALRGADALLNFPGASASRPAPASASPDDIRAAAAAAAAAVLLEDKPPHGDLEQAPDAAAAATAPPPAMQEGATDDVPQDEMSTGNNEDHFMDEEAIFEMPQMLRNMAAGMMMTPPRLSPTVSDEFWPESGESLWSYHDP; from the exons ATGGAGGATAACACGAAGCAGCACAATG GCTCCTCGGGGAAGCACCCCTTCTACCGCGGCATCCGCTGCAGGAACGGCAAGTGGGTCTCCGAGATCCGCGAGCCGCGCAAGACGCGCCGCATATGGCTGGGCACGTACCCGAACGCCGAGATGGCCGCCGCGGCCTACGACGTGGCGGCACGCGCGCTGCGCGGCGCCGACGCGCTGCTCAACTTCCCGGGCGCATCCGCCTCGCGCCCGGCCCCCGCGTCAGCCTCCCCCGACGACATAcgcgcggccgcggcggccgcAGCTGCAGCCGTCCTGCTAGAGGATAAGCCGCCGCACGGTGACCTGGAGCAGGCtcctgacgccgccgccgccgccaccgctcctcctCCTGCCATGCAAGAAGGCGCCACCGATGATGTGCCGCAGGATGAGATGTCGACGGGCAATAACGAGGATCACTTCATGGACGAGGAGGCCATCTTCGAGATGCCGCAGATGCTGCGCAACATGGCCGCGGGCATGATGATGACCCCGCCGCGCCTGAGCCCCACCGTCTCGGACGAGTTCTGGCCGGAGTCAGGGGAGAGCCTGTGGAGCTACCACGACCCCTAG
- the LOC124687391 gene encoding RING-H2 finger protein ATL80-like, whose product MLGSGLNLVTTVIGFGMSATFIVFVCARLICGRTVRAENNADADAGAAVAAAARAMAPFDFDVEFRAADPDRTIEHTCSGLEPFVVAAIPTMTYSSEAFHSKDDAQCSICLGEYNEKEILRIMPTCRHNFHLSCIDTWLQKQTTCPICRISLELPGGKATASPAPSPPRLLGHPESSVSRSPHWILPIHRDRTGGRENRPASQESLEVVIELQHEHR is encoded by the exons ATGCTGGGGTCGGGCCTGAATCTGGTGACCACGGTGATCGGCTTCGGCATGAGCGCCACCTTCATCGTCTTCGTCTGCGCGCGCCTCATCTGCGGCCGCACCGTGCGCGCGGAGAacaacgccgacgccgacgcgggcgcggccgtcgccgccgccgcacggGCCATGGCGCCCTTCGACTTCGACGTCGAGTTCCGCGCCGCGGATCCCGATCGCACG ATTGAGCATACCTGCAGTGGATTGGAACCTTTTGTTGTTGCTGCGATTCCTACGATGACTTATAGCTCTGAGGCCTTCCATTCAAAAGATGATGCCCA GTGCTCCATATGTTTGGGTGAATACAACGAGAAAGAGATTCTGCGGATCATGCCCACATGCAGACATAATTTTCACCTTTCCTGTATAGACACATGGTTACAAAAGCAGACGACTTGCCCAATCTGCCGAATCTCGCTGGAATTACCCGGTGGAAAAGCTACTGCTTCCCCTGCCCCTAGCCCCCCACGGTTACTTGGCCACCCTGAGAGCTCTGTCAGTCGATCACCTCACTGGATACTGCCTATTCATCGTGATCGTACTGGAGGCCGAGAAAACAGACCGGCCTCACAAGAATCACTAGAAGTGGTCATTGAACTCCAACATGAACACCGTTGA